One Herpetosiphonaceae bacterium DNA segment encodes these proteins:
- a CDS encoding condensation domain-containing protein, which yields MLFHTLYDQGSGLYVTHITLTLRGNLHVPSLQRAWELIIERHPVLRTAFVWERRDEPFQVVYRQVRLPWQEYDLRDRSPIEQEEQLAAFLADDLSRGFDLDKAPLMRLVLFQTAADTYQFVWSQHHLLMDGWSLPLVLNEVFTAYEAFAHDREIQFAPSRPYRDYIAWLQRQDMAQAEAFWRQFLEGVTAQTPLGVDRPVGPDAGTAESIELETYLSTETTGALHDLARQHGLTMNTLVQGAWAILLSRYSGEPDVVFGATVSGRPAELPGVEQMIGLFINTLPVRVPVRPAARLLDWLKALQAQQAELRQYEYSPLVQIQGWSDVPRGQPLFESIVVFENYPSEAGRSDRGNRRSLEVSTRRSMERSNYPLNLTTAVADKVLLRVTYDRRRFEPETIARLLAHLQRLLAQFAAQPTQPLAALSLLAPAERLHWLRAWHAPAVPVPAPATLPHLIEAQAARTPDALAVVVADAQLSYHELNARANQLAHALRARGVGPDTRVGLCLERSLDLVVALLAVLKAGGAYVPLDPTYPAELLGLMLRDAQVALLLTHAALRPALPGQAAAVLCLDTAAELLDHQPTHNLPAVDPDHLAYV from the coding sequence ATGCTGTTTCATACACTCTATGATCAAGGATCGGGCCTGTATGTAACGCATATCACCCTGACTCTTCGCGGCAATCTGCATGTTCCATCGCTTCAACGAGCCTGGGAACTGATCATAGAGCGGCATCCGGTTTTGCGCACGGCCTTTGTCTGGGAGCGCCGCGACGAGCCGTTTCAAGTTGTGTATCGGCAGGTGCGGCTCCCATGGCAGGAGTACGACCTACGTGATCGCTCCCCGATCGAGCAGGAAGAGCAGCTCGCAGCATTTTTAGCGGACGATCTCAGCCGGGGCTTTGATCTCGACAAAGCGCCACTGATGCGCCTCGTGCTCTTCCAAACCGCCGCCGACACCTACCAATTCGTGTGGAGTCAGCACCACCTGCTGATGGATGGCTGGTCGCTGCCGCTGGTGCTGAATGAGGTTTTTACCGCATACGAGGCATTCGCGCACGATCGCGAGATCCAGTTTGCTCCATCCCGCCCCTACCGCGACTACATCGCGTGGTTGCAGCGCCAGGACATGGCCCAGGCAGAAGCTTTCTGGCGGCAGTTTTTGGAGGGCGTCACGGCTCAAACGCCCCTTGGCGTCGATCGACCTGTCGGACCGGATGCGGGCACAGCCGAGAGTATCGAGCTGGAAACCTACCTCTCGACCGAGACGACGGGCGCGCTGCACGATCTGGCCCGGCAGCATGGCCTCACCATGAATACGCTTGTACAGGGCGCGTGGGCGATCCTGCTGAGCCGCTACAGCGGGGAGCCGGATGTGGTCTTCGGCGCGACCGTCTCCGGGCGGCCCGCCGAGCTGCCGGGCGTCGAGCAGATGATCGGCCTGTTCATCAACACGCTGCCGGTGCGCGTGCCGGTGCGGCCTGCCGCGCGGCTGCTGGACTGGCTCAAGGCGCTGCAAGCGCAACAGGCCGAGCTTCGCCAGTACGAGTACAGCCCACTCGTGCAGATCCAGGGCTGGAGCGACGTGCCCCGTGGGCAGCCCTTGTTTGAAAGCATCGTCGTCTTCGAGAACTATCCCAGCGAGGCGGGGCGCTCCGATCGAGGCAACCGTCGCAGCCTGGAGGTTTCTACCCGACGCAGCATGGAGCGCAGCAATTATCCGCTCAATCTGACAACCGCCGTTGCCGATAAGGTCTTGCTGCGCGTCACGTACGATCGGCGGCGCTTCGAGCCGGAGACGATCGCACGGCTGCTGGCGCATCTCCAGCGCCTGCTCGCACAGTTCGCCGCCCAGCCCACCCAGCCGCTCGCCGCCCTGTCCCTGCTCGCCCCCGCCGAGCGGCTGCACTGGCTCCGCGCCTGGCACGCTCCCGCCGTGCCCGTCCCCGCCCCCGCCACGCTGCCCCACCTGATCGAAGCGCAGGCCGCCCGCACCCCCGATGCGCTGGCCGTCGTGGTTGCCGACGCGCAGCTCAGCTATCACGAGCTGAATGCCCGCGCTAACCAGCTCGCCCATGCCCTCCGCGCGCGCGGTGTCGGCCCCGATACCCGCGTCGGCCTCTGCCTTGAGCGCTCCCTTGATCTCGTCGTCGCGCTGCTGGCCGTGCTCAAAGCCGGTGGGGCCTACGTCCCGCTCGACCCGACCTATCCCGCCGAGTTGCTCGGCTTGATGCTCCGTGATGCCCAGGTCGCCCTCCTGCTCACC